The following are from one region of the Ruficoccus amylovorans genome:
- a CDS encoding transposase produces the protein MKRKRYTEEQIVALLREADEGRSVDDVCREHNVSKASFHRWKSKYGQMELRDVKRLKELERENAELKKLVADQLLNIKVLEQVNAKKW, from the coding sequence ATGAAACGAAAGAGATACACCGAAGAGCAAATCGTGGCGCTCCTGCGCGAGGCAGACGAAGGCCGCAGCGTGGACGATGTTTGCCGCGAGCACAATGTGAGCAAAGCGAGCTTCCATCGTTGGAAGAGCAAGTACGGACAGATGGAGCTGCGCGATGTGAAGCGTCTGAAGGAGCTTGAGCGCGAGAACGCCGAGCTGAAGAAACTGGTGGCCGACCAGCTTTTGAACATCAAAGTACTGGAGCAGGTAAACGCAAAAAAATGGTAA